The Arabidopsis thaliana chromosome 5, partial sequence genomic interval CGGATGTTGTGGCTTGCACTCAAGACCTTTCTTGATGCTCGGACATTGGCCAAAGTTCAAGTAATAAGCATATGCCACTCGGTGCTCGCTTTTCGTTTAGTCACAGATTTCTTTACctaaaatgatgtttgttgttgtaggtGCTAGGACCCAATTACCTTGGAGAGCTACTTGAAGCAATAGAACCAAGGTCTAAAACctttttctgatttgttttctctacTAAATTCAGTGAAAagatttgtttcataaatGAGGAACCTCAGGaatatttgtgtttgatttcTGAAAACAGCAACTTACCAACATTTCTTGGAGGAAATTGCACCTGTTCAGATCATGGAGGCTGTCTTTTCAGTGATGAAGGACCTTGGAATGATCCAGGCATCAAGGAAAAGATCGAGGTTTGTGCCATTACCATTTATTGAACTTTTATCAAGCTATACACAGTAAAATTGGATATTATCTTCGATATAGGAGCCTTCCACAATCGAAGATGCTCATTCAGAGACTATGGATAAAGTCTCAGAAAATGCTCCAGCCAATCAAAAGGTACATAAAGATAGTGTAAATGAAATCGATTTATTGAATTCAATATTGAAGCTGAttcagatatatataaatggaaTGCAGGAAAGTTTAGGCGAGGTCATGATTACAATGGAGAAGTATGCTGCCCTGAAAACTGCTGTCAAGGATTCCCAGAAGGTGAAATCTAGGATAATATGAAATTTAGTTTCATGAATCTTTTGACtgatttgtgtgtgttttggttCCTGCAGAGGATAGAAATGTTGGAAATATCACTCCATGAGACTAAAAAGGTAAAGAGAGACAAGAGAAGCTAAATGGTTACACAGCATATGAGTTTTACTTGTCTATGCTTAAGATCCAATGGTCTTCCTCCTATTTTCAGGTCTTGAATGGACTCGCGGAGATCATTGAGGCCATTCAACCGAATCAACCTATAACCAAATGCAAACCGGTTTAGAAAGCAATATAGTTAAGAATATGTCCGGTTTGATTAtctgaagaaaagaaatgtattATGATGacgataatgatgatgatagatGATAGATGATAGATAAGTTTGTGGAATCCGTACTACGGCGTTAAATGCAATCATGTGTGGAGCCAATCTGTCTCACATGCAATTGCACGTGTGATCTCTGCACCACAACTTTCTTCTAATTCCACAGCTCGATTTGATCCTCTTCCCGATGACAAATGCTCCATAGAAATAACAATATTCATTACATATTAcaactattttatttacaagTAAACCATTTTCTTGTAAAAGGATCTATAGACTTGGCAGTGATGTATAACAGGTGACACTAACAGAAGactaatcatcatcatcattcattaTCATGAGTTGCAAACTTTATAGAGTAGTGTGAGTCTCATAAAAGCTTCTGCAATAGAAAATTTACAGATTGCTACTACACCTAAACACTTCCACACCACAACACAAGCCCATCTCAAATTTCAACGTTCATGGCAACGTGGACAACATAAACAATCAAACAGATGATCAATAGTCTTCCTTTTTAAGCTCTCTACAATTTCAGTTTTCTATCAAGAAGAACAACATCCACCTTTCTTGAACTCGCCCTGCCCGTCTGATGGTATCACAACTTTCTTGCCATTGCTCAGTGAAGCAGGGTCTTGCTTGTTTAGCTCCTGTGAGCTCATCACTTTCCTGCTCAGTATGTTGTATATCTCCTTCACAACCGTCTCAAATGCAGCTGCCACGTTTGATGAGTCCAAAGCCGATGTCTCCATGAAGAAAAGACCTTGTGCTTCAGCCAATGCCTTCCCTTCCGCTGTTGACACTTCTCTCAAGTCCTTCAGATCCGACTTGTTGCCCACCAGGATCGTCACAACATTCATATCAGAGTGTGCTGCAACAGTTTTATGAAGACACCCCTCACTTTCATTATTCTTGAATCAATTAGCAAATGGGAGATTGTTTAGTAGCAGATAAGAAAAGATAAGAGGTTTCTTACTGTGTAGCTCGTTGAGCCATCTACCAATGCTGTGAAAAGTCTGCCGTCTGCTGATATCGTAAACCAGAAGAGCTCCAACTGCACCTCGGTAATATGCAGAAGTGACTGCTCTAAAACGTTCTTGACCTGCTGTGTCCCATATCTgtgctttgatctccttcccGTTTATATCCATCTTCTGTGTCTGAAACTCCACTCCAATCGTCGACTTTGAATTGGGATAGAACTCATCCCTCGCAAATCTGGCAAGTAAATTTGATTTCCCGACAGCAGAATCACCGATTAGAACAATCTTAAAGAGGTAGTCTTCGCTCTTGTCGTCTTCAGAGTAGAAAGCCATGTCCTTTAATGCTCAAGATTAACCCTTCTACAGAAGCATATCTTTACCACTGGCTTGAAGCCCGTCAACAAAGCTAAGGACAAAACAAAGAGCCAAAGTGAGGAAGAGGGAAGACAAGAATAAGTAGAGTTGGCATAGGAAACTTGAGAAACAGTAAAGATTGAGATCtaagagaaacaagagaatctTTAAGATCACCTGTCTACTTGAGGTAGCTTCCTAGAAGGTTCAGTGGAACAAAGTTGACTAAATATCAAAACTTTCAGCTCTCAACCACCCTAAGAAAATCTATCACAAGCAAAGTATTCAGCACATAAACGCATTCTGGATCCAAAGTAAGACAGCAATACAAGTTACCTCTTCTGAAAGCTTGATCTGGCTCTTTAACACCTCCTAGAGAAACTTGTTATACAAGCTCATGAAGCCTATATACAACAAGTAAAGCTAACTTTAGTTATAATCTCACCCTAAGAATCTAAGTTAAAGTCGGTAGATACTGACTATTCACAAATCATGAAAGCCACCAATAGGAAAGCAGAGAAATATTCTCTCTATCATAAGGAGAAACAGAATTGAGACAGAAAAGACAAGCGCGGGCCCAATTCAACCAACAATACTCATTCACTTGATCACACAAAGTGCAATCTTAAACACTGATAGAAAATTCTCAGTCTTGTCCTTAGGGCTCACATTAAAGATGAATCGAGTTAATGATTGCTGCAGGTTTATAATATCTGCCTGAATATGAAAATCTTCATATACGGCATTAGAAAATGAAAGTAGGCCACACATTTCTTTCtgaaaaagatgatgagacatcaaaacttataaaacaccaattcaaaaaaataatcgaaACTTCACCTAAGAAACTAAACCCAAGTAAGAACCCATTTTCGCAAAAGAGAAGGAGGAGATATTGTAAGAACTCTTTaaagcaaaaacagagcattgtAATAGAAACAATCAAACCAAGTAAAAACAGAATTTTACATGAGAGATCATCACATTACATTCCCGTCAGATGTAAGAtcacacacatacatacacacacaagACAGAGAAAACGTTGATGATCACGAATTATGAAGACCCATTAGACAAAACAGGACAAAAAACTCGCATTTACAGGGATAATCATAAGGggaaaattgagaaaaaccTTCTCTTTATTCTCGGGAAGTgcagaggaaaacaaaattacctTGTGGAAGCAACACCGATTAAAGAAATTGGGGAACATGGGAATGGAATGGatccaaagagaagaaaacgaaacaagAGATCCCAAAAATGGAATCGGAAAACGAAAGGATTCAACGCCTTCTTCTGGGAAATCAAAGACACGCAGTAACTctggcagagagagagagaaagaaagagaccGGAGTTTTTCCATTTCGGTTCGGATTGGTAATAATGGGCTcagcaaaaataaaacatcttGGGCCCTTATGGACCCTCTTACCCTATTTTACCATAGGCTCTACTTTTTTTTACCACCTTTGTTTTAGTTTcacttaaaattttagttaaggaaaaaaaagttaccgATTATGTACACTCTACTGTTATTTATTAGACAcaacaaaactttcaaataTGATGGATTTTCCAtcctattttatttataaaagaaaatatttatatttctaacATCAACAAACTCTACCCAAATCAGATTATCCTTCTGAAACTATGcaatttgtattgtttttcaGGAAACTAGtgattttttgaataattgtaATACTTttcattcatcaaaaaaacatattatatctttcctttttttccatcaaaaacatattatatctAAATATCTCATTTTGGGttgttttttgataattaacaCTTAAGCCCATATAAAAGAGTCTAGTTCAAACTGAGCCCAGCTACACCAAAGAATCTAGTGGGGGACATGTGGCAGGTAGTAATTTGAGCGTTGACCAAGAAAGGACATTATTATACATCCACCTGGTTAGAGCATGCTTATAGGTGATATTCTCAAagtatcattaaaaaaattttagtattatttataatgtttgtttaatagataaatattttttttcttacttttaatAAATGCTACCAATCAGGAGATGTCACGTAGATGATACTGATATCAAGAAAATCACTGGAATGATACTAATCAAACTCATTCTAATTGTttggttaataaaaaaataatttttacacTGATGATATTCTAAAAATATCACTCATGTACATGGTCTTAACCGTTGAAATGTTGGTCGCGGCCTATATATAGAAGAACATAACTCTAAAAATAGCTAAACCCAACCACTTCCCTTGGATTGGAATCTCTCATAAACAGTTTGTTGGTCTGGTCCGCTCCAGTCCATACTCATAAGGTGGTAGATGTTTACTTAGGGTACATCATACATGCACAACGTTAGTAGTTGCAGGCATAGACGTGTTTGCCCTTTATTACGCGAAAACCACTACTCCCTTCGCTAGTCTACTTTCGTCAATTGAACCACTAAACCCAATGAAACCTAATATTTTAGTGTGCTCAATAATTTATCATCATCCCAATTCCCAAGCGTACCAAGATTATAATCTAACTTAACGCGCAATGTCATGACAAAACCTATATACAATGAAAAAGATTTTTCAtgacaaacaaagaaaaaataaacacgAGAAATGAGTTCTCGTAATAAAGTTGGTGTGAACTGGTTTTTGAACGTGAAGATGACCccttcatatttttatttcttggtttttgcTTGAGAGGGTTAAAGACTCTTAAGGAAGAAATACATTACACGTCAAACCTTTTTGGGAAAACAATGAACGCTTCATTTataatgtttctattttttactCTTAGGTAAAACATTGCAATTGATAGatgaacaagaacaaaagcagaggattaaaagaaagattaaacTATGAAAAAAGGACACGTGTGAAGAGAATTAGAGATTCTGTATTAAGACAGATTAACTAACAAACCAAACCCTACTTGTTCCACTTTCTATTCATACTTAATCTCATTCTCCTCTCTTCCCCTTCATACTTAAATCTTATCATTCATCCATCTTTTAATCATTACTCGAGATTCTGTTTCCATGGCCATATCCTCAAATCTTCtcctttgtctctctcttttcattttcatcatcaccaaatcCGCCTTGGCTCAGAAATGTTCCAACTACAAATTCTCCACCAACCGTCTCTTTGAGTCTTGCAACGACCTACCTGTTCTTGATTCCTTCCTCCACTACACTTACGATTCTTCTTCAGGCAATCTCCAAATCGCGTATCGCCACACAAAGCTCACCCCCGGGAAATGGGTGGCATGGGCCGTGAATCCCACATCTACTGGCATGGTCGGAGCTCAAGCCATTGTGGCTTATCCACAATCAGACGGCACCGTTAGGGCTTATACGTCACCCATCAGTAGCTACCAAACGAGTCTCCTAGAAGCTGAGCTGAGTTTCAACGTCTCTCAGTTGTCTGCCACTTACCAAAACAACGAGATGGTCATCTACGCAATTCTGAATCTTCCACTTGCGAATGGTGGAATCATTAACACTGTGTGGCAAGATGGGTCACTGTCAGGGAACAATCCTCTGCCTCATCCAACTTCTGGCAACAATGTTCGTTCTGTTTCTACTCTTAACCTTGTCTCTGGTGCATCTGGATCCACCTCTACCGGAGCAGGAGGAGCTTCCAAGCTACGCAAACGCAACGTGAGTCCATGGTTTtatcaatttcttcatttcatgttttttaGGAATCTCACATATGAAATGAGATTTATCAATCCCATCATTGTTAGTTGGTTTTATGAAACTTATCACTCCTAATCATTATTGCAGATACATGGAATATTGAACGGTGTGAGCTGGGGTATAATGATGCCAATAGGAGCAATCATTGCTCGCTACTTGAAAGTCTCAAAATCAGCAGATCCTGCTTGGTTCTACCTTCATGTTTTCTGCCAGTCTTCTGCTTACATCATTGGTGTTGCCGGTTGGGCGACCGGTCTCAAACTGGGCAACGAATCAGCCGGGATTCAGTTTACCTTTCACCGTGCTGTTGGGATCGCTCTCTTCTGCCTCGCAACAATTCAGGTAGGTTTTAGTTAACAGTACAGAGAGTATTACACTTGTCATGAATATGTTGCAATTACTAAGTTGCTTGTTTCACACGTTAGGTGTTTGCAATGTTTTTGAGACCCAAACCAGAGCACAAGTACAGAGTCTACTGGAACATTTATCACCACACTGTAGGCTATTCAGTGATCATTCTTGCGGTGGTAAACGTTTTTAAAGGACTAGACATCCTGAGCCCTGAGAAGCAGTGGAGAAACGCTTACACCGCCATAATCGTAGTACTAGGTATAGTCGCGGTTGTGCTCGAAGGGTTTACTTGGTATGTAGTCATAAAGAGAGGGAAAGCAGAGGCATCTGCGAAAACAAGTCAACGAGTAGGCAACGATGGTCGGTCTCTATACGTGTAGACTCTGTAAAGATTAGAGTAAAATGTTCTGGTTTATTTGGTCATTATGGGCTTGTggttgttaatttttgtttgttttcgaGATTAAGTTAATACATTTGATGTTTAATAGTTGTTGAAGTTGAAAGACTCTTGTGCTCTTTTACAACATTCATGATGTGAGCTTTTGACAAACCATTTTATTTCATCGACAGTGAAGTAGTGTACATATGAATACATATATCGAATAGATATCTCgtatgtgtatgtgtgtgtgtgtgtgtgtgtgtgtgtgtgtgtgtggtgAGAAAGTGAGAGGAAGATTGGTTACCTAatgtaaaaaaacaacaagatgCTTCAAAAATGTCTTTTCGAGTGTTTTAAAAGGGAAGGAAGGATGAATTGCATTAGTTGGTTCAAGCAAGATCTCGAGGTTCAAGGGCTGCGATTTCTCTCAAAACCTGACTTTTGTCTGCTTCAAACCTCTCATCCTCTGTCAACCAAATGAACCAAACAATGCTTTAATAAGGTTAAGGAGCAGAAGGATCGGATACAAGCGTTTCACTTAACAAGATTAGTTTCATACCTTTGTCTGGTTTCAAATCAGCCAACAATCTCAGAAGCTTGCTTCTGTTGGCCACCAGAATGTTGACTATATCCGCAGGCTTGTTTTGGTTCGCTGCAAACAGCTGCACAACAGTGACGATAATCTCAGTACAATCACGTTGGACTGACAAGTGACAATCATCATTATGTTACATCTCGTTAATGTAGGTACCTTAAAGACATGGAATGCTTCTATTTGGATACTCTTGCTTGACTCCTGTAATTCAAGCGATTGAGTTTATTTCCCAAACTATtataatcaagaacaaaaaaacggAGAGTAAAGCATCGTACTCTTAGAAGATTCATGAGAATCCTCAAGTTATCCCTCGAGCTCACATATTTCGTCATCACAGCTGAATTTGATCGATCCAATAATATATCACCCAACAACTGTTTAACATTTACACCATACAGTACATAAGATTGATCAGCCAGTACCATCATTTCAATGTTTTAGATTCTTGTATAAGTTAGCCTACCTTAATAGCTTGCCGTCTGGTTATATAATTACTTGATTCAAGAAGCTTTGAGTTGTAGTCTGCGAAAAACTGCAAACCAAAAAGTTTGAGATTATTATACGACTTGAACGCAGGACCTGCAGAGGATAAATTACAATGTTCTGTCTTCAAGCATATATCATAGTGCATTGTTGCTACATAACTTACCCAGTCTTCATTCTTGGTGAGAAACTCGGCAACAGTAGACTTATGCCTTGTCAGCAGTTCCTGTGAAAATAAATGACAGGTTTGGAGTTATGATTGCATGTTTACTAGTCCCAGACAGGGAAAGATCCAAGCTAAAAATGcgagttttgttttggaacCTTAAAAGTAGCAGCAGCATCGGCAGCAATGTCGAAATTTGGAAGCTGTATGTAATCAAAGAATTTCTTCACATGGTCAGACTCCAAAACATATCTGAATCCAAAGAAATTAAGTTAGTAAACACATTTTCCGTTATTCTCTGAATCCATAATTACTCCATAGGTCgtaaaatgaagaaaatgaaacgaTTGGCTCACTTAGCCACAATCTGATGACGGATACACTCCCTAAACATAGCACCATAGTGTAAAGCCATGTCTGTGTTCTCGAAGCTGACACAAAACATGGAAAGctataaaaatgataaaatgtgGTATCTCTTAATTTGGAAAAACTACCAACTAATAACTTCAATGATAGTAACACACAAGACTCACCCTTCAATCAAAACATCCATGAGATCAATGTTGGCTTCTAAATAATCAGAAGCAATCAACCGTGAATTAACCTGTTGCCTCTGTAGATTTGCAACAACTTGTGTAGCATCTTTCCTcgtctaattaaaaaaaaaggacagaTTTTTCGCAATTCAATCATCCAATGTATCTCAAAAATGATGTCTTTCCTATACGGAGAAATGTTACCTCCAAGTTAAGTTTAGGGAGACAAGTAATCAAGAGACGTAGAGTATCCTCTTTAAAGAATTCTTGAGTCAACTGTGCACAAGCTTCTGCCACAGGCTCTGCTTCGCTGTTCCCGTAGAGAATCGACTTCATGTCACGGATATTCCGGCTTAATTCCGCCATCTGCAACCACATACCATTAATTCAATTGGAGCACAAATGGCATAGAGAGAAATGACATTATTGCAATGAAgataccaaaaccaaacaccaAGAAGAATTCAACAATTCATGGAAGAATTTGCACACATTGAAAGAATCATCTTTTATTGgagaatataaataaaaatggaacCTTTTCGTCGCGTTTGGAATCTCGGAGGTCAGGCAAAGAGGTAGATCGAtcggagaagagaaggagatcGCGGGTTTGTCGAACAAGGTCAGCAGGAGTGCGTGGCTTAGACTTGAAAAGCCCTTTCATCTTCGCACCGCCGATATCAGATTGATCCGACGGTTCTCCGCCGTAGCCAGAAGAGCTAAGGCTACCGCTGAGGTGGTGCTGCGACGGAAGCCTCCTCGCCGATGCGGAGGAGGAGGCTTCACGTCCAGCAGCACCTCTCGTTGACACGCACGACCCTATCCTTACAcctttccttcttcctccCCCAAATTCCAAACAAcgaaaagataaaaactttgTCCCCAAAAAttgaagcttttttgtttgtgctCTGAATATGGGAATGGGATTCTCTCTCCCCTATATCTCCTCGCCTTTCACCATCTTTCTCTCACTTGGGCCTCTTCCATTTTTAGCGCTGGAAATGTACAgagaatagagagagaaagctattttctcctttcttttgtttccctcggattttaaaactaatttatattttgttttcgtgTCACTTTTTgttatgattatattttaatatggCTAAAAAGCAATTGTTCGAGGTCACTCGAAAATAGAATCCTTGGGTATCGATTGCTAACATTTTTTGGGTAACAATGTTACAtgtatttataaatacaaCTTTGCCACAGCGAATacaatgaaaaatgaaaagttagCATATTAAAAAGGTAACAATGATTGCTAACAATTACTACTAGTTTTATCGTTTTAGTAGTTATCGATCACAAATATGAAAAGTTAGCGATACTAAAAGCTGTGATTTCAGCATTTCttgtattgttgtttcttaCTAATCGTAGTTATTTTGGTATCgttattgttttgtaatcGGAACCGATGATTACAAATGAAATAGGTATTGGTTTCAACAATTTAGACACTATGTAGATGaatagagatgatgatgatggaaaaTGTGAAGAAGGTAGTtggataaacaaaacaaaggtCACATGTAAATGAGCAATATGGATGGACCAAAGACAAATGACATGTTCACTTTACAccttcactttctttctttccctcACATGTTCCCTCTTGTCTCCTGTTTTGTAATTGACtcatttaattgttttatttagaGAGTGTTATTACATCTCTCAACTGTCTCGTGACTGACCCATAATTTGCATACCAGATTATCCGGCATAATTACCGGATTTGTCAAAGAACTTGTTCAATCATCATTTCTTCAGATTTgcatattttgaaaactatagaaatacataaaataGACACAATAATTGTCTTATGTTTATTTCAACtcctttgtttttaatgtttctGCAATATTAATAAAGAGCGGTTACATGTTAAAAGCTTAAAGGAAGCGACCATTATTGGCAGGCTCGAAGGAAGTGAGATTTCTGAATTTCATCCACGGCTTGTCCCATACGATTGCCAAGTAGTTCTTGCTCACTCCGTCGCCGTCATTAGCCGCCACCTTAAGACGGTAATTTGTACCAGATACGACCTGAGTCTCGCCGCTAACAACCGTCTCGAACTTGAGTCCCGATTCGCTCCGTTTGTTGTACTCGGAGACCGCGAATTCACCGATCTCTACGACTTGAGGGTCCGTAACGTTGCTGATGGGACTCCAACCACCGACGCGGGCAGCCGCAGAGGCGTAGAGAGGGAGGAGGACGACGacgagagagaggagaagaaggaagacgaCCTTACTAGTCATTTTGCTTTGTAACTGTTGTTTCCTCAAAATTGATTATGGCATTGAGTTTAAGGGCTTTTAAATACATTAAAGGTCCGCCACGTGGCATGACGTGTGGCAGAATTCTAGATTTCTAGCagaatatttatttctaatctTAATAACACATGCCATAATTTAGGCAAAAGGTTTAATGAACTTTTATGAAAAacttttttgctttgtatttcaaaatttatactaatttattGGTAAATAATTAACACTCACATAATTCTTTATATGTTATGGAATTCAGCATAATATAGACAAATTAATGAGGTTTATCCTCTAGAGGTTGGATATCATTTATGTAATTTGCAATGGCCAACTTCTACCTACGAAAATAAATATCCAAAAGGATTATGACTACTTGTAGTTTTTTACGATTATAAGCATATTATTCAATAGACAAGTAGTGTATAGCAAAGgacaaagaaagaacataAATGAGTG includes:
- a CDS encoding Sec14p-like phosphatidylinositol transfer family protein, with product MRDFDLEKSKEAFLNYMKWRVDYKVDLISQKFKFEEYGEVKKHYPHGFHKVDKTGRPIYIERLGMTDLNAFLKATTIERYVNYHIKEQEKTMSLRYPACSIASDKHVSSTTTILDVSGVGMSNFSKPARSLFMEIQKIDSNYYPETLHRLFVVNASSGFRMLWLALKTFLDARTLAKVQVLGPNYLGELLEAIEPSNLPTFLGGNCTCSDHGGCLFSDEGPWNDPGIKEKIEEPSTIEDAHSETMDKVSENAPANQKESLGEVMITMEKYAALKTAVKDSQKRIEMLEISLHETKKVLNGLAEIIEAIQPNQPITKCKPV
- the RABA5a gene encoding RAB GTPase homolog A5A (RAB GTPase homolog A5A (RABA5a); FUNCTIONS IN: GTP binding; INVOLVED IN: protein transport, small GTPase mediated signal transduction; LOCATED IN: plasma membrane; EXPRESSED IN: 25 plant structures; EXPRESSED DURING: 15 growth stages; CONTAINS InterPro DOMAIN/s: Ras GTPase (InterPro:IPR001806), Small GTP-binding protein (InterPro:IPR005225), Small GTPase (InterPro:IPR020851), Ras (InterPro:IPR013753), Ras small GTPase, Rab type (InterPro:IPR003579), Rab11-related (InterPro:IPR015595); BEST Arabidopsis thaliana protein match is: RAB GTPase homolog A5D (TAIR:AT2G31680.1); Has 1807 Blast hits to 1807 proteins in 277 species: Archae - 0; Bacteria - 0; Metazoa - 736; Fungi - 347; Plants - 385; Viruses - 0; Other Eukaryotes - 339 (source: NCBI BLink).), which codes for MAFYSEDDKSEDYLFKIVLIGDSAVGKSNLLARFARDEFYPNSKSTIGVEFQTQKMDINGKEIKAQIWDTAGQERFRAVTSAYYRGAVGALLVYDISRRQTFHSIGRWLNELHTHSDMNVVTILVGNKSDLKDLREVSTAEGKALAEAQGLFFMETSALDSSNVAAAFETVVKEIYNILSRKVMSSQELNKQDPASLSNGKKVVIPSDGQGEFKKGGCCSS
- a CDS encoding Auxin-responsive family protein (Auxin-responsive family protein; CONTAINS InterPro DOMAIN/s: Cytochrome b561, eukaryote (InterPro:IPR004877), Uncharacterised conserved protein UCP037471 (InterPro:IPR017214), Protein of unknown function DUF568, DOMON-like (InterPro:IPR007613), DOMON related (InterPro:IPR005018), Cytochrome b561/ferric reductase transmembrane (InterPro:IPR006593); BEST Arabidopsis thaliana protein match is: Auxin-responsive family protein (TAIR:AT4G17280.1); Has 1807 Blast hits to 1807 proteins in 277 species: Archae - 0; Bacteria - 0; Metazoa - 736; Fungi - 347; Plants - 385; Viruses - 0; Other Eukaryotes - 339 (source: NCBI BLink).) → MAISSNLLLCLSLFIFIITKSALAQKCSNYKFSTNRLFESCNDLPVLDSFLHYTYDSSSGNLQIAYRHTKLTPGKWVAWAVNPTSTGMVGAQAIVAYPQSDGTVRAYTSPISSYQTSLLEAELSFNVSQLSATYQNNEMVIYAILNLPLANGGIINTVWQDGSLSGNNPLPHPTSGNNVRSVSTLNLVSGASGSTSTGAGGASKLRKRNIHGILNGVSWGIMMPIGAIIARYLKVSKSADPAWFYLHVFCQSSAYIIGVAGWATGLKLGNESAGIQFTFHRAVGIALFCLATIQVFAMFLRPKPEHKYRVYWNIYHHTVGYSVIILAVVNVFKGLDILSPEKQWRNAYTAIIVVLGIVAVVLEGFTWYVVIKRGKAEASAKTSQRVGNDGRSLYV
- a CDS encoding Mo25 family protein (Mo25 family protein; FUNCTIONS IN: binding; INVOLVED IN: biological_process unknown; EXPRESSED IN: 24 plant structures; EXPRESSED DURING: 15 growth stages; CONTAINS InterPro DOMAIN/s: Mo25-like (InterPro:IPR013878), Armadillo-type fold (InterPro:IPR016024); BEST Arabidopsis thaliana protein match is: Mo25 family protein (TAIR:AT4G17270.1); Has 570 Blast hits to 568 proteins in 189 species: Archae - 0; Bacteria - 0; Metazoa - 216; Fungi - 142; Plants - 154; Viruses - 0; Other Eukaryotes - 58 (source: NCBI BLink).); translation: MKGLFKSKPRTPADLVRQTRDLLLFSDRSTSLPDLRDSKRDEKMAELSRNIRDMKSILYGNSEAEPVAEACAQLTQEFFKEDTLRLLITCLPKLNLETRKDATQVVANLQRQQVNSRLIASDYLEANIDLMDVLIEGFENTDMALHYGAMFRECIRHQIVAKYVLESDHVKKFFDYIQLPNFDIAADAAATFKELLTRHKSTVAEFLTKNEDWFFADYNSKLLESSNYITRRQAIKLLGDILLDRSNSAVMTKYVSSRDNLRILMNLLRESSKSIQIEAFHVFKLFAANQNKPADIVNILVANRSKLLRLLADLKPDKEDERFEADKSQVLREIAALEPRDLA
- a CDS encoding Cystatin/monellin superfamily protein (Cystatin/monellin superfamily protein; FUNCTIONS IN: cysteine-type endopeptidase inhibitor activity; INVOLVED IN: biological_process unknown; LOCATED IN: cell wall; EXPRESSED IN: 24 plant structures; EXPRESSED DURING: 15 growth stages; CONTAINS InterPro DOMAIN/s: Proteinase inhibitor I25, cystatin (InterPro:IPR000010), Proteinase inhibitor I25, cystatin, conserved region (InterPro:IPR020381); BEST Arabidopsis thaliana protein match is: Cystatin/monellin superfamily protein (TAIR:AT4G16500.1); Has 1807 Blast hits to 1807 proteins in 277 species: Archae - 0; Bacteria - 0; Metazoa - 736; Fungi - 347; Plants - 385; Viruses - 0; Other Eukaryotes - 339 (source: NCBI BLink).), which gives rise to MTSKVVFLLLLSLVVVLLPLYASAAARVGGWSPISNVTDPQVVEIGEFAVSEYNKRSESGLKFETVVSGETQVVSGTNYRLKVAANDGDGVSKNYLAIVWDKPWMKFRNLTSFEPANNGRFL